A window from Vulcanimicrobium alpinum encodes these proteins:
- a CDS encoding DUF2798 domain-containing protein, which produces MSNAGSRPGTPATAHRSKAAQSNDNGFFGALLPARFANALFAILLSGINTFVITGISIGWAFGLRAATTPSVAMSAWFHAYLNAWPVAFCLVLLFAPLVRRLVAKLTSTT; this is translated from the coding sequence ATGTCCAACGCGGGATCGAGGCCTGGAACGCCCGCTACGGCACACCGGTCGAAGGCCGCCCAGAGCAATGACAACGGCTTCTTCGGCGCTCTCCTCCCCGCGCGTTTCGCCAACGCGCTCTTTGCGATCTTGCTTTCAGGGATCAATACGTTCGTCATCACCGGAATCTCGATCGGATGGGCGTTTGGGTTGCGGGCCGCGACGACGCCTTCCGTCGCAATGAGTGCTTGGTTCCACGCGTATCTAAACGCATGGCCCGTTGCGTTCTGCCTTGTCCTTCTCTTTGCTCCGCTTGTACGGCGGCTCGTCGCTAAGCTCACGTCGACGACCTAG
- a CDS encoding circularly permuted type 2 ATP-grasp protein has product MRSILDRYAPAPAYDEFADAEGCPREHYAALAATLAGISAVDFRHRVTSVNTVLLQRGVTFTVYSDTRGTERILPFDLIPRIIPASEWSHIARGIAQRVRALNAFLLDVYTEGRVLRDGIVPRALIYSSAHYEREAIGIRPPRDTFVHVSGIDIVRDADGTFFVLEDNLRTPSGISYVLENRDVLKRAFPRLFDNYDPLPVDDYPARLRNALIAAAPANVGEPTIAILTPGIYNSAYFEHTLLARRMGVELVEGSDLIVRDNFVYMKTTRGPRRVDVIYRRVDDDFIDPLYFRSDSTLGVAGLFDAYRAGNVTLANAVGTGVADDKAVYPYVPALIRYYLGEEPVLRNVPTFDCSDDAQRQHVLTRLDQLVVKRTAASGGYGMLMGPQSTAAQREDFAAQIQAHPRDFIAQPVIALSAHPTVVEAGIAPRHVDLRPFALLAGDTVEVPPAAFTRVALTEGSLVVNSSQGGGSKDTWVLGD; this is encoded by the coding sequence ATGCGCTCGATCCTCGACCGCTATGCTCCCGCACCCGCCTACGACGAATTCGCCGACGCCGAAGGCTGCCCGCGCGAGCACTACGCCGCGCTCGCCGCAACGCTCGCCGGGATCTCCGCGGTCGATTTCCGCCATCGCGTCACCAGCGTCAACACCGTCCTGCTCCAACGCGGCGTCACGTTTACCGTCTATTCCGACACGCGCGGCACCGAGCGCATCCTGCCCTTCGATCTGATTCCGCGCATCATCCCGGCGAGCGAGTGGTCGCACATCGCCCGCGGGATCGCGCAGCGCGTGCGCGCGCTCAACGCGTTCTTGCTCGACGTCTACACCGAGGGCCGCGTGCTGCGCGACGGGATCGTCCCGCGCGCGCTCATCTACTCCTCCGCGCACTACGAGCGCGAAGCGATCGGGATCCGCCCGCCGCGCGACACGTTCGTGCATGTCTCCGGGATCGACATCGTCCGCGACGCCGACGGCACGTTCTTCGTCCTGGAAGACAACCTGCGCACGCCGTCGGGGATCTCGTACGTTCTCGAGAACCGCGACGTCCTCAAGCGCGCGTTCCCGCGGCTGTTCGACAACTACGACCCGCTGCCGGTCGACGACTACCCGGCCCGGCTGCGCAACGCGCTGATAGCGGCGGCCCCGGCGAACGTCGGCGAGCCGACGATCGCGATCCTCACGCCCGGCATCTACAACAGCGCGTACTTCGAGCACACGCTACTCGCGCGCCGCATGGGCGTCGAACTCGTCGAGGGCAGCGACCTCATCGTGCGCGACAACTTCGTCTACATGAAGACGACGCGCGGCCCGCGGCGCGTCGACGTGATCTATCGACGCGTCGACGACGACTTCATCGATCCGCTCTACTTCCGCTCCGATTCGACGCTCGGCGTCGCCGGGCTGTTCGACGCCTACCGCGCCGGCAACGTCACGCTGGCCAACGCCGTCGGCACCGGCGTCGCCGACGACAAGGCGGTCTATCCGTACGTCCCCGCGCTCATCCGCTACTATCTCGGCGAGGAGCCGGTGCTGCGCAACGTCCCGACGTTCGACTGTTCCGACGATGCGCAGCGACAGCACGTCCTCACGCGCCTCGATCAGCTCGTCGTCAAGCGCACCGCGGCGTCCGGCGGTTACGGGATGCTCATGGGGCCGCAGAGCACCGCAGCCCAGCGTGAGGACTTCGCGGCGCAGATTCAGGCGCATCCGCGCGACTTCATCGCCCAGCCGGTGATCGCGCTCTCGGCGCACCCCACCGTCGTCGAAGCGGGGATCGCCCCGCGACACGTCGACTTGCGGCCGTTCGCGCTGCTCGCCGGCGACACGGTCGAAGTTCCGCCCGCGGCCTTCACGCGCGTAGCGCTCACCGAAGGCTCGCTGGTCGTGAATTCCTCGCAGGGCGGCGGGTCGAAGGACACCTGGGTGCTTGGCGACTGA
- a CDS encoding TetR/AcrR family transcriptional regulator, with protein MANRGRPKLYDRQAALHAAMLLFWQRGYLGASMDELTKAMLMNRASVYASFGDKRQLFLSCVDHYLETNGAAPFAALQKPRIADAIRGFFRAVVFNTTSATTPGCLVASVLATAAGEEPELREKLQACLAITDRLLCARLSRAMAEGEVPLHVRPSRVARLVNSLRHGLTVRARAGESRRILLATADEAADLVALTLRASHA; from the coding sequence ATGGCAAACCGCGGTCGTCCCAAACTCTACGATCGCCAAGCGGCGCTGCATGCGGCGATGCTGCTCTTTTGGCAACGCGGTTATCTAGGCGCCTCGATGGACGAATTGACGAAAGCGATGCTCATGAACAGAGCGAGCGTCTATGCGTCATTCGGTGACAAGCGTCAGCTGTTTCTCTCGTGCGTCGATCATTATCTCGAGACGAACGGGGCGGCGCCGTTTGCCGCGCTGCAAAAGCCCCGTATCGCCGACGCGATCCGCGGGTTTTTCCGTGCGGTCGTTTTCAACACGACATCGGCGACGACCCCGGGCTGTCTCGTCGCTTCGGTTCTTGCGACTGCCGCCGGCGAGGAGCCCGAGTTGCGTGAGAAGTTGCAAGCGTGTCTCGCCATCACGGATCGCCTGCTGTGCGCCCGCCTCTCCCGCGCGATGGCCGAGGGGGAGGTCCCGTTACACGTGCGGCCATCGCGTGTTGCCCGGCTCGTCAACAGCTTACGTCACGGCCTCACCGTTCGAGCGCGAGCCGGCGAGTCTCGTCGGATCCTCCTTGCAACAGCCGACGAGGCCGCCGATCTCGTTGCCCTAACGCTTCGAGCATCACACGCCTGA
- a CDS encoding Uma2 family endonuclease → MTLQKRGVIAWREESLMLAPIPVPETEPATELIDGRLVRKMSPKRRHQALEARWMQALNAWAGARGEAYHEWRHTFTAPGFTFASLVPDVAYDSRAVLDQLGDADAVAPPRAPEFAVEILSSGDSERELDWKIAAYLAGGTRVVFVVDPPNRTVIAHAAGSVTRFGAGETVTHATLPGFTYAVDAMFAGLYLGA, encoded by the coding sequence TTGACGCTGCAGAAACGCGGCGTGATAGCATGGCGTGAGGAGTCTTTGATGCTCGCGCCGATCCCCGTTCCCGAAACCGAACCCGCGACTGAACTCATCGACGGACGTCTCGTCCGCAAGATGAGCCCGAAACGCCGGCACCAAGCGCTGGAAGCGCGCTGGATGCAGGCGCTCAACGCGTGGGCGGGCGCGCGCGGCGAAGCGTACCACGAGTGGCGCCACACCTTCACCGCGCCGGGGTTCACGTTCGCGTCGCTCGTCCCGGACGTGGCGTACGACTCGCGCGCCGTGCTCGACCAACTCGGTGATGCCGACGCCGTAGCGCCGCCGCGCGCGCCGGAATTCGCCGTCGAAATTCTCTCGAGCGGCGATTCCGAGCGCGAACTCGATTGGAAGATCGCAGCCTATCTCGCAGGCGGCACGCGCGTCGTGTTCGTCGTCGATCCGCCGAACCGCACCGTGATCGCGCACGCCGCCGGCAGCGTAACGCGCTTCGGCGCGGGCGAGACGGTCACGCATGCGACGCTTCCCGGCTTCACCTACGCGGTCGACGCAATGTTCGCTGGCCTGTATCTGGGCGCGTAG
- a CDS encoding alpha-E domain-containing protein has protein sequence MLSRVAESLYWMARNVERAEDLARLIDTTAMRSVDHAGDAAERWSSVYRIAGVPPPEATELLTRATAIEDIVFGIESRLSIAACVRIARQNAVGVRAELTTEVWECVNGLYLFVEAHSPRAVGPDGASTFLRSIRDTAQAFGGLCDATLAHDDAWEFLRLGRALERARMTARVLAEIEPDDGPHVWQLVLEACCASAPFARAQRQSSDPAEALAFLALSANFPRSLRFCVREVDTALHSLSGAPTGTFADAAERISGRICASLDFAGTGDLMREGARAFATGLGTQLDELGSTIGATYFPRIPVA, from the coding sequence ATGCTGAGCCGGGTTGCGGAATCGCTCTACTGGATGGCGCGCAACGTCGAGCGCGCCGAAGACCTCGCGCGCCTGATCGACACGACCGCGATGCGGTCCGTCGATCACGCCGGCGACGCGGCGGAGCGCTGGAGCTCGGTCTATCGCATCGCGGGCGTCCCGCCTCCGGAAGCGACCGAGCTGCTGACGCGAGCGACCGCGATCGAGGACATCGTCTTTGGGATCGAGTCGCGGCTCTCGATCGCGGCGTGCGTGCGGATTGCGCGGCAGAACGCGGTCGGCGTGCGCGCCGAACTGACGACCGAGGTGTGGGAGTGCGTCAACGGCCTCTACCTCTTCGTCGAAGCGCACTCGCCGCGCGCCGTCGGCCCCGACGGCGCATCGACGTTTCTGCGCAGCATCCGCGACACGGCGCAGGCGTTCGGCGGGTTGTGCGACGCGACCCTCGCGCACGACGACGCGTGGGAGTTTCTGCGACTCGGCCGCGCGCTCGAGCGCGCCCGCATGACCGCTCGGGTGCTCGCCGAGATCGAACCCGACGACGGTCCGCACGTGTGGCAGCTCGTCCTCGAAGCGTGCTGCGCGAGTGCGCCGTTCGCGCGCGCACAGCGGCAATCGTCGGACCCCGCCGAGGCGTTGGCGTTCCTGGCGCTCTCGGCGAACTTTCCGCGCTCGCTGCGTTTTTGCGTACGCGAGGTCGACACCGCGCTGCACTCCCTCTCCGGCGCGCCGACGGGCACGTTCGCAGACGCCGCGGAGCGCATCTCTGGCCGCATCTGCGCGTCGCTCGACTTCGCCGGCACCGGCGACTTGATGCGCGAGGGGGCGCGCGCGTTTGCGACGGGCCTCGGCACCCAGCTCGACGAGCTCGGCTCGACGATCGGCGCGACGTACTTCCCGCGGATCCCGGTGGCCTGA
- a CDS encoding rhodanese-like domain-containing protein, producing the protein MVIDVRNPQEFAAAAIRDTRNIPIADLSGRLADIPRRGGVAVTCSKGSRSARAAQHLLGHGFHNVVDVQRGIEAWNARYGTPVEGRPEQ; encoded by the coding sequence ATCGTGATCGACGTTCGCAATCCGCAAGAGTTCGCAGCCGCTGCGATCCGCGATACGCGCAATATACCGATCGCGGATCTCTCAGGCCGGCTCGCCGATATCCCTCGTCGGGGCGGCGTTGCCGTCACGTGCTCGAAGGGCTCTAGGAGCGCGCGCGCAGCGCAGCACCTCCTCGGCCATGGCTTCCACAACGTCGTCGATGTCCAACGCGGGATCGAGGCCTGGAACGCCCGCTACGGCACACCGGTCGAAGGCCGCCCAGAGCAATGA
- a CDS encoding SDR family oxidoreductase: MGRFSGTAVLVTGGSTGIGFAAADKFGKEGARVAITGRDPDRLRAAASRLASGTVAIQSDSADVNATRLLGDTVGRQFGKLDAVFINAGIVRLATIEAVSEELIDEVFSVNVKGAIFTIQALLPFLQPGSSVIVNTSVNNRIGMAGTLVYAASKAALRSVVRVAAGELAERGIRVNAVSPGPVDTPIYDTLGLSAEALQAFAASIVPKIPLGRFAKAEEIAQVVLFLASADSSFITGAEIVADGGWTGVTR; the protein is encoded by the coding sequence ATGGGCAGATTTTCAGGGACCGCCGTGCTGGTTACCGGTGGCTCGACGGGCATCGGCTTTGCAGCGGCGGACAAGTTCGGCAAGGAAGGCGCTCGCGTCGCCATCACCGGTCGAGATCCGGATCGCCTCCGTGCCGCCGCAAGCCGCCTTGCCAGCGGCACGGTTGCGATTCAGTCCGATTCCGCTGATGTGAACGCAACGCGCCTCCTTGGCGATACCGTTGGCCGGCAGTTTGGAAAGCTCGATGCCGTTTTCATCAACGCCGGCATCGTGCGGCTCGCGACGATCGAGGCGGTCAGCGAAGAGCTGATCGACGAAGTGTTTTCCGTCAACGTGAAAGGCGCAATTTTCACAATCCAGGCATTGCTGCCGTTCCTGCAGCCAGGCAGTAGCGTCATCGTCAACACGTCGGTCAACAACCGCATCGGCATGGCCGGCACCCTCGTATACGCTGCCAGCAAAGCCGCCTTGCGGTCTGTCGTGCGCGTCGCGGCAGGGGAGCTCGCGGAGCGCGGCATTCGCGTGAACGCCGTGAGTCCGGGACCCGTCGATACGCCGATCTACGATACGCTTGGACTTTCTGCGGAGGCCCTGCAAGCGTTCGCAGCGAGCATCGTCCCCAAGATACCGCTCGGGCGATTCGCGAAGGCCGAAGAGATTGCGCAGGTTGTCTTGTTTCTCGCATCAGCCGACTCGTCGTTCATCACGGGCGCCGAGATTGTCGCCGACGGCGGCTGGACCGGAGTGACTCGATGA
- a CDS encoding transglutaminase family protein has translation MRYTIAHRTRYHYPMPVHESHTICHLQPRSDISQYCTRYELSVSPRTRVFSYADRFGNDVQHFAILPEHGALEIVARSQVVTARGDGAAPPPLPRELIDDDPNRDDMWDYLHESRYVRFSAELDALATHVGVPKHGDDAVAWFQHASSTLHDEFEYDTTTTTVHATVEESVRMRSGVCQDFAHVLIALCRRAGIPARYISGYIHSGSGEMLGAEASHAWAEAYLGPRGWVGIDPTNDTWIGDQFVRVATGRDYRDVSPVRGVYSGASSSVMSVDVAVEALSYEQQQQQQ, from the coding sequence ATGCGCTACACGATCGCGCACCGCACGCGCTATCACTATCCGATGCCGGTCCACGAGAGCCACACGATCTGCCATCTCCAGCCGCGCTCCGACATCTCGCAGTACTGCACGCGCTACGAGCTGAGCGTCTCGCCGCGGACGCGTGTCTTCTCCTACGCCGACCGCTTCGGGAACGACGTCCAGCATTTTGCGATCCTGCCGGAGCACGGCGCGCTGGAGATCGTGGCGCGCTCGCAGGTCGTCACCGCGCGCGGCGACGGTGCCGCGCCGCCTCCCCTGCCGCGCGAGCTGATCGACGACGACCCGAACCGCGACGACATGTGGGACTACCTGCACGAGAGCCGCTACGTGCGCTTCAGCGCGGAGCTCGACGCGCTCGCGACGCACGTCGGGGTCCCCAAGCACGGCGACGACGCGGTGGCGTGGTTTCAGCATGCGTCGTCGACGCTGCACGACGAGTTCGAGTACGACACGACGACGACCACGGTTCACGCGACCGTCGAGGAGTCGGTGCGAATGCGCTCCGGCGTGTGCCAGGACTTCGCGCACGTGCTGATCGCGCTGTGCCGCAGAGCCGGAATCCCCGCGCGCTACATCAGCGGGTATATCCACTCCGGCAGCGGCGAGATGCTCGGCGCCGAGGCGTCGCACGCGTGGGCCGAGGCGTATCTCGGTCCGCGCGGCTGGGTGGGGATCGATCCGACGAACGACACCTGGATCGGCGATCAATTCGTGCGCGTCGCGACCGGCCGCGATTATCGCGACGTGAGTCCCGTCCGCGGCGTCTATTCCGGCGCGTCGTCGAGCGTGATGTCGGTCGACGTCGCCGTCGAAGCGCTCTCCTACGAGCAACAACAGCAACAGCAATAG
- a CDS encoding efflux RND transporter periplasmic adaptor subunit: MNRRTSAVAAALAVVAVVIAIALLNVRKTTTATDAQASSVPSLPLATARFGTLTSHVRAQGRVGFPAGGDAKLAFAGSGIVARIDVHVGEAVTAGQPLAELDTSGLALDASAAANDAAAASAAYGGGTVPQRALASAQRRLVLARNHLAALQSGTASAQSDATGARSALMQAQAKVAADERTVQREQTLYAGGVAAQKDVEAARQQLQLDRADVVSAQSKAASSQNAVGGAVAQARADVAQAEADVRNAQAQVGVTAGAAGSAQARAAAARRNLTNATLRAPNDGVVSQILKHPGESVDPTQPAIVVGPPQSEAVTVTVSGDAVRAIHPGAAAAVTLAARGGAKAQAVVRSVVPSVDPTTQTSTVVLSGVPPGAANGDAVEVVIDAGEHRGVLIPTDAIVQDPQTGNVVVFVRARTKDGEGFVSREITIGDADGGTTLVTSGLKIGDRLAAHGAVDLLAPSGG, translated from the coding sequence TTGAACCGCCGCACTTCCGCGGTCGCGGCCGCGCTGGCGGTCGTCGCCGTCGTCATCGCGATCGCGCTGCTGAACGTGCGCAAGACGACCACGGCGACGGATGCGCAGGCGTCGTCGGTACCGTCGCTCCCGCTCGCGACCGCGCGGTTCGGCACGCTGACGTCGCACGTGCGCGCGCAGGGACGGGTGGGGTTTCCCGCCGGCGGCGACGCGAAGCTCGCCTTCGCCGGATCGGGGATCGTCGCGCGGATCGACGTGCACGTCGGCGAGGCAGTGACCGCGGGCCAGCCGCTCGCCGAACTCGACACGTCGGGACTCGCGCTCGACGCGTCGGCAGCGGCGAACGATGCCGCGGCCGCCTCGGCCGCGTACGGCGGCGGGACGGTGCCGCAGCGCGCGCTGGCGAGCGCGCAGCGGCGCCTCGTGCTCGCGCGCAACCATCTCGCCGCGCTGCAATCGGGAACGGCATCGGCGCAGAGCGATGCGACCGGCGCGCGTTCCGCGCTGATGCAGGCGCAGGCGAAGGTCGCCGCCGACGAGCGGACCGTGCAGCGCGAGCAGACGCTGTACGCCGGCGGCGTCGCGGCGCAGAAAGACGTCGAGGCGGCGCGTCAGCAGCTGCAACTCGATCGAGCCGATGTCGTCTCCGCGCAATCGAAGGCCGCGTCGTCGCAGAATGCGGTCGGCGGCGCGGTCGCGCAGGCGCGCGCCGACGTCGCACAGGCCGAAGCCGACGTGCGCAACGCGCAGGCGCAGGTCGGCGTGACCGCGGGCGCCGCGGGTTCCGCCCAAGCGCGCGCGGCCGCGGCGCGGCGCAACCTCACGAACGCGACGCTGCGCGCGCCGAACGACGGCGTGGTTTCGCAGATTCTCAAGCATCCCGGCGAGTCGGTCGACCCGACCCAGCCCGCGATCGTCGTCGGTCCGCCGCAGTCGGAGGCCGTCACCGTGACGGTCAGCGGCGACGCTGTGCGCGCGATCCATCCCGGCGCCGCCGCCGCGGTGACGCTCGCCGCGCGCGGCGGCGCGAAGGCGCAGGCGGTGGTCCGGTCCGTCGTCCCGAGCGTCGATCCGACGACGCAGACCAGTACGGTGGTGCTCTCCGGCGTTCCGCCCGGCGCGGCAAACGGCGACGCCGTCGAAGTCGTGATCGACGCCGGCGAACACCGCGGCGTGCTGATCCCCACCGACGCGATCGTTCAGGATCCGCAAACCGGCAACGTCGTCGTCTTCGTGCGCGCACGCACCAAAGACGGCGAAGGGTTCGTCTCGCGCGAGATCACGATCGGCGACGCCGACGGCGGCACGACGCTCGTCACGTCCGGCCTAAAAATCGGCGACCGCCTCGCTGCACACGGCGCCGTCGACCTGCTCGCCCCCAGCGGCGGCTAG